In a genomic window of Suricata suricatta isolate VVHF042 chromosome 12, meerkat_22Aug2017_6uvM2_HiC, whole genome shotgun sequence:
- the NOL4L gene encoding nucleolar protein 4-like isoform X3, with protein MNDSTWMSADPHLASSLSPSQDERMRSPQNLHSQEDDDSSSESGSGNGSSTLNPSTSSSTQGDPAFPEMNGNGAVAPMDFTATSEDQPINLCDKLPPGTALGTPSYPSDSCGTDGLRSRVKYGVKTTPESPPYSSGSYDSIKTEVSGCPEDLTVGRAPTADDDDDDHDDHEDNDKMTDSEGMDPERLKAFNMFVRLFVDENLDRMVPISKQPKEKIQAIIESCSRQFPEFQERARKRIRTYLKSCRRMKKNGMEMTRPTPPHLTSAMAENILAAACESETRKAAKRMRLEIYQSSQDEPIALDKQHSRDSAAITHSTYSLPASSYSQDPVYVNGGLNYSYRGYGALGSNLQPPASLQTGNHSNGPTDLSMKGGATPASSTPTPTPSSNSTSRTMPAAQLSPTEISAVRQLIAGYRESAAFLLRSADELENLILQQN; from the exons ATGACTCCTCCTCTGAGAGTGGCAGCGGCAATGGCTCCTCCACCCTGAACCCATCCACATCGAGCAGTACCCAGGGCGACCCCGCCTTCCCCGAGATGAATGGCAACGGCGCCGTGGCCCCCATGGACTTCACCGCCACCTCCGAAGATCAGCCCATCAACCTATGTGACAAGCTCCCACCAGGCACAGCGCTCGGCACGCCCTCCTACCCCTCAGACAGCTGTGGTACCGATGGCCTGCGGAGCCGTGTCAAGTATGGGGTGAAGACCACCCCTGAG TCGCCCCCTTACAGCTCCGGGAGCTATGATTCCATCAAGACTGAGGTCAGTGGCTGCCCTGAGGACCTGACGGTAGGCCGGGCCCCCACAGCAGATGACGACGACGACGACCATGATGACCATGAGGACAACGATAAGATGACCGACTCTGAGGGCATGGACCCGGAGCGCCTCAAGGCCTTCAAT ATGTTTGTACGTCTCTTTGTGGACGAGAACCTGGACCGCATGGTGCCCATCTCCAAGCAGCCCAAGGAGAAGATCCAGGCCATCATCGAGTCCTGCAGCCGGCAGTTCCCTGAGTTCCAGGAGCGGGCCCGCAAGCGCATCCGCACCTACCTCAAGTCCTGCCGGCGCATGAAGAAGAATGGCATGGAGATG ACGAGACCCACGCCTCCCCACCTGACCTCGGCCATGGCAGAGAACATCCTGGCGGCGGCCTGCGAGAGCGAGACGAGAAAAGCAGCCAAAAGGATGCGCCTGGAGATCTACCAGTCCTCCCAG GACGAGCCCATTGCCCTGGACAAGCAGCACTCCCGGGACTCTGCAGCCATCACCCACTCCACCTACTCACTGCCAGCCTCCTCCTACTCCCAGGACCCCGTGTATGTCAATGGCGGCCTCAACTACAGTTACCGCGGCTACGGGGCCTTGGGCAGCAACCTgcagccccctgcctccctccaaaCAGGAAATCACAGTAACG GGCCCACCGACCTCAGCATGAAAGGCGGGGCCACCCCCGCCTCCAGCACACCCACGCCCACGCCCTCCAGCAACAGCACCAGCAGGACCATGCCGGCCGCGCAGCTCAGCCCCACGGAGATCAGTGCGGTGCGGCAGCTCATCGCCGGCTACCGAGAGTCCGCCGCCTTCCTGCTGCGCTCCGCGGACGAACTGGAAAACCTCATTTTACAGCAGAACTGA